In the Longimicrobium sp. genome, CTGTTCCCTCGCGGTTCGGAGCGGGCCGGGCTCTTGCATCCGCGCCCGGGAGCGCGCACGTTGGGGCGTCGGCGGGAGACTCGCTCCCGTGGCGCCACGCGCGCCGGTCCCCTCGCCACCGCGTGATGATCCAGAAGCCCCCGCTCGACCCCCGGCTCACCGAGCAGCGCAACCCCGCCACCACGGACATCGACCGCCTCTCGGCGCTGGAGATCGTCCGGGTGATCAACGAAGAGGACCACCGCGTCGCCCCCGCCGTCGCCTCCCAGCTGGAGCAGGTGGCCCGGGCCGTCGACATGGCCGAGGAGACCTTCCGCGCGGGCGGCCGCATGGTCTACTTCGGCGCGGGGACGTCGGGGCGGCTGGGGGTGCTGGACGCCACCGAGATGCCGCCCACCTACGGCACGCCCCCGGAGATGGTGCAGGGGGTGATCGCCGGCGGGCCCGACGCGCTGGTGCGGGCCGTGGAGGGCGCGGAGGACAGCCGCGAGGACGGCGCGGCCCGGGCCGACGAGCTGGGGCTGGGGCCCGACGACTTCGCCTTCGGGATCGCGGCGTCGGGGAGCACGCCCTGGGTGCACGGGGCGCTCACCCGCGCCAAGCAGCGCGGCGCCAAGACGGGCTTCCTGCTCTGCACGCCGCCCGAGCCGTGGATGCTGGAGGTGTACGACGTGGTGATCGCGCCGCTGGTGGGGCCCGAGGTGGTGACCGGGTCCACGCGGATGAAGGCGGGGACGGCCACCAAGATGGTGCTGAACACCGTCACCACGGCGGCGATGATCCGGCTGGGGAAGGTCTACGGCAACCTGATGGTTGACCTCAGGGCCACGAACCAGAAACTTCAGGACCGCAGCGAGCGCATCCTGATGGAGACGCTGGACCTGGACCGCGCGGCGGCGGCCGACCTGCTCAAGCGGTCCGGGGGGAGCGTGAAGACGGCCATGGTGATGCACTGGTGCGAGGTCGACCGGCGCAAGGCGTCGGAGATGCTGCGGCGCGCGGGCGGCCGGCTGGGCGAGATCCTGCAGGGCCGCGGGCCCGGATGACCGGCCGCTTCGAGGGCTTCCCCGAGCGCCCGCCCTCGGAGGCCGAGTGGGAGGACCTGCTCGTGCGCTTCGAGCTGGGCCCGCGCGCCCTGCGCGACACGATCGCCGACGCGCGCTGGACGGTGGGCGAGGAGGAGCTGCTGGAGCCGCTGGCCATGCTGCTGGCCCACGAGGCGCTCACCACCGAGGCGCTGGTGGCCATGCGCGAGCGGCGCACGCTCCCGGGCGACGGGGCGGGGATCGACGGCCTGGGCGCGATGGACGCCGGGGCGCGGGTGGACGAGTTCGCGGCGATGCGCTCGCGCAACTTCGCGGCGGTGCAGCGGCGCGGGATCGAGGTGTGGGACTGGCGCACGGAGATCGCCGGGCACCCGGTGACGGCGTTCCAGCTGCTGCAGGCGGGGGTGGCGCTGGACGGGGCCGTGCTGTCGGCGATCCGCGCCGCGCACCACGAGGGGTGAGGGCGTGCTCCTGGTGGGCCTGATGTCGGGCACCTCGCTCGACGGGGTGGACGCGGCGCTGGTGGAGGTGGAGGGGGAGCACGCGGACGACGTGCGCGCCCGCGTGCTCCACTCGCTCACCCTCCCCTACGGCGAGGAGCGCCGCGCCGCCATCCACGACGCCATCCTGCGCGGGAGCGCGGAGGCGCTCTGCGGGCTGCACGCGCAAGTCGGCGAGTGGCTGGCCGAGGCGGTGCTGAAGGTGTGCGCGGAGGCCGGCGTCGCGCCGGAGCGCGTCGACGCGGTGGGCTCGCACGGGCAGACGGTGTGGCACCGGCCCCCGACGGAAGAGAAGCGTGGGGCGACGCTGCAGCTCGGCGACCCGGCGACGATCGCGGAGCGCACGGGGTGCACGGTGGTGGCGGACTTCCGCGTGCGCGACATGGCGGCCGGGGGGCAGGGGGCGCCGCTGGTGCCCTGGGTGGACCGCGTCCTCTTCGCCGCGCCGGGGCGGGCGCGGGCGCTGCAGAACATCGGCGGGGTCGGCAACGTCACCCGCGTGCCGCCGAAGGGGAGCCAGGAGCCCGTGTTCGCCTTCGACACGGGGCCGGGGAACGCGCTGATCGACGCGGCGGTGGAGATCGCCACCGGGGGGCGGCTCACCTTCGACCGCGACGGGAAGCTGGCCGCGCGGGGGGAGGTGGACGCGGCGCTCCTCGACGAGCTGCTCGCCCACCCGTACTTTGCCGCGCCGCCGCCCAAGTCCACCGGCCGCGAGGAGTTCGGCCGCCCCTTCGTGGAGCGCCTGGCCGAGGCCGTGCGGCCGGAGGGCGACCGCGACTGGCTGGACCTGGTGGCCACGCTCACCGAGCTCACGGCGCGCTCGATCGCCGACGCGTACCGGCGCTGGGTGGTCCCCCGCGGGGTGGACGAGGTGGTGGTGAGCGGCGGCGGGGCGAACAACCCCACGCTGATGGCGCGCATCCGCGACCTGCTGGCGCCGCTCCCCGTGCTGGGCGGCGACGCGCTGGGGGTGGACCCCGACGCCAAGGAGGCGGTGGCGTTCGCGCTGCTGGCGTGGGCGCACCTGCGCGGGATCCCCGCCAACGTCCCCGAGGCCACGGGGGCGGCGGGGCCGCGCGTCCTCGGCTCGCTGACGCCCGGCGCCCGCGCCGGCTCCCTGATCCACGCACCCGCGACCTGATGCCCCTCCTGCCCACCCGATCCACGCTCCGCCGCCCGGCGCGCCTGCTGGCGACGCTCGCGGCGCTCGCGCTGCTGGGCGGGTGCGCCTCGCTGCTGCGCCGCACGCCGCCGCCGCGCTACGGCTACCAGCGCCTGTACTACGAGACCGTCAGGGTGCTGAACGAGGAGGAGCCGGACCCGGCGTTCTACCGCCAGCGGGCGCGGCTGGAGGTGATGGGGCCGGAGCTGGACGAGGTGCTGATCGACCTGGCCACCGACCCCTCGGTGAACGAGAACGTGCGCGCCAACGCCATCACCCTGCTGGCGGACCGGCGCGGCTTCAACGCGGTGGGGGTGCTCAGGCGGCTGCTGGTGTCCAGCACGTCGGACCCGGTGCGGGCGGCCGCCGTGGTGGGGCTGCAGCGCTTCGCGGCCGACAGCCCGCAGGCCAGGAACGCCTTGCGGGCGGCGCTCAGCGACCCGTGGTCGCGCGTGCGGCTGGGGGCGCTGCAGGGGCTGGACGTGGAGGACGCGCCCCTCCTGCGCGCGCTGCTGCCGGAGGAAGACGACCCGCAGGTGCGCACGGTGGCGCGGCAGCTCCTGACGCTCTTCGAGGCGAGGGGGGCGCGGCTCGCCCGCAACGAGCGCGGCGACCTGCGCACGGCGGGCGACGACACGGTGCCGCGCATCGTCTTCCACGCGGCCCAGGCCGACACGGTGGGGCGGGTGAGCGTGGGGGCGCTGTGGGTGGAGCTCCCCGGCGAGGGGGGGCTGGTGCCGCTGGCGCAGCAGGTGGAGGTGGTGGACGACGTGGTGCCGGCGTTCTTCGACCCCCGCCGCCGCGCGGTGGTGTTCGAGGCCGACCGGCAGATCCAGATCCGCGAGCTGGCGAGCGGGCAGACGCGCGTGGTGTCGGGGGGGATCGCGCCGCGGCTGGTGCCGTTCAGCGAGAGCTTCGTGTTCGCACGCGAGGTGGCGGGGTCGCGCCGGCGGGGGCTCGGCAACACCACCGAGGTCGACTACCAGGTGATGCGCGCCTCGTTCGGGGGCGGGACGCCGGAGCCGCTGGGGACGCTGCACGCCGTGATCCGCCCCGACCGCTTCCACGGGGCGTCGCCCGTGCGGGTGATGGTCGTCGGCGAGGCGCGCGACGGCTTCGTGCTGCGCGGCCCGGACGTGACGTCGTTCGCGTTGCCGACGACGGCGGAGGGGGCGCCGCGGAGGTAAGTGCGGAAGTGAGAGAGTGCGAAAGTGCGAAGTGCGAAAGTGCGAAAGTACGTGAGTACGTGAGTACGTGAGTGCTGAGTGATGTCATCCTGAGGCCCGATCACACGGAACCAGCGTCCGCCCGGATGGTTGCAGGGCCGAAGGATCTACTCACCCGGGCAGGTGGGTCGGGCGCGGCAGCGGCACGGATGCCCGCATGCACCATCCGCTGAATGCCGGTCGGTTTATCCGGTTCGACGGGTCTTTCGCCGCCCTCCTCTCGACACACTCGGGGGAGGGTGATCTACTTCGGCTCGCCGTCGCGGCCGCGCGGGTGGACCGGGTGATGCGTGGGGGGCGCGGGCCCGGATTTCGGCGGATCGATCCTGATCGGACGAGGAGAGGAGTGGGGCGGTGAACGTTGCGCGTCTGCTGCTGCCGGCGCTGAGGTGGAGCGCCGAGTCTGGATTCGAGGGGTTCCGGGAGACGATCGAGCGGGGGCTGGAGCTGGGCGTCGGCGGCTTCATCCTCTTCGGCGGGGAGGCGGACGCGGTGCGCGGGCTCACGGCCGAGCTGCACCGCCGCTCCCCGCACCCGCTGCTGGTGGCGAGCGACCTGGAGCGCGGGGCGGGGCAGCAGTTCCGCGGCGCCACGCCCCTGCCCCCGGCCGCGGCCATCGGCTTCCTGGGCGACCCGGAGGTGACGGAGCGCGCGGGGGAGCTGACGGCCCGCGAGGCGCGCGCGCTGGGGGTGAACTGGGTCTACGCGCCGGTGGCGGACGTGGACCTGGAGCCGGAGAACCCGATCATCGGCGTGCGCGCGTTCGGGACGCACAGCGGCGAGGTGGCGGCGCAGGTGGCGGCGTGGGTGCGCGGGTGCCGGCGCGGGGGCGCGCTCTCGTGCGCCAAGCACTTCCCCGGGCACGGGCGCACGGTGGGCGACTCGCACGCGGAGCGCCCCACCGTGGCGGTGCCGCGCGAGGCGCTGGAGGACGACCTGCGCCCCTTCCGCGCGGCCATCGACGCGGGCGCCGACACGGTGATGACGGCGCACGTCTCCTATCCGGCGCTCGATCCCACGCAGCTGCCGGCGACGCTCTCGCCCCGCATCCTGGGCGGCGTGCTGCGGGGGGAGATGGGCTTCGGCGGGCTGGTGGTGACCGACGCCATGATCATGGAGGGGCTCACCGAGGGCGGGAGCGAGGCGGGCGCGGCCGTGCTGGCCATCGCGGCCGGCTGCGACGCGCTCCTCTACCCGCAGGACGCCGAGGCGGTGATCCGCGGCGTGGAGCGGGCGGTGGAGGACGGGCGCCTCCCGCGCGCGCGGGTGGAGGACGCGGCGGCGCGGATCGCGGCGGCCGCGGAGCGCGTCCGCGGCCCCGCGGCGGGCGAGGTGGGGCGCGAGGAGGACCGCCGCTGGGCGCTGGAGATCGCGGTGCGCTCGCTGCGCGTCTGCCGCGGGGAGCCGCGGCTGCCCCGGGGCCCGGTCCGGCTGCTCGAGATCGAGGACGACGCGGGCGGGCCGTGGCCGCCGTACCCGCGCGACGCCTTTCCCGCGGCGCTCCGGCGCGCGGGGGTAGAGCTGTCGGACGGCGGCGCGCCGCTGGTGACGCTCTACTCCGACATCCGCGCCTGGAAGGGGCGGCCCGGCATCTCGGCCGCGGCGCGCGCGCGGGTGCGGGAGATCGCGGCGGAGGCGCCCGACGCCACCCTCCTCCTCTTCAGCCACCCGCGCCTGGCGAACGAGGTCCCCGAGCCGCGCCACCTGCTGGCCGCCTGGGGCGGCGAGGCGATCATGCAGGAGGCCGTGGCCGCGTGGCTGCTGGGGGAGACGGGTGGGATGGCCGGCTTCGCGACGGGGTTCGACCGCTAGGCGACTGGTTGCAGGTCGTTGATGTTCTTCGGACCGCGCAGATCGCTTCGCAGCCTTGTCAGCGCGAGGTGTTCCGTAGGGGCGAGCATGCGAGTCCGAAGACAGGTGGCCTCGGCGCGAGTGGCCGCCTGCAGCACAGGGGCTGGCATCCGCCGGTCGAGGCATGCCTCGCCCCTACGGGAATTTCCGATTGTACGAGCATCTGCACGGGAACCGAGGATCGTATGTCCTGCTCGGAAGAGGCCGGCGCGCTCG is a window encoding:
- the murQ gene encoding N-acetylmuramic acid 6-phosphate etherase; translated protein: MIQKPPLDPRLTEQRNPATTDIDRLSALEIVRVINEEDHRVAPAVASQLEQVARAVDMAEETFRAGGRMVYFGAGTSGRLGVLDATEMPPTYGTPPEMVQGVIAGGPDALVRAVEGAEDSREDGAARADELGLGPDDFAFGIAASGSTPWVHGALTRAKQRGAKTGFLLCTPPEPWMLEVYDVVIAPLVGPEVVTGSTRMKAGTATKMVLNTVTTAAMIRLGKVYGNLMVDLRATNQKLQDRSERILMETLDLDRAAAADLLKRSGGSVKTAMVMHWCEVDRRKASEMLRRAGGRLGEILQGRGPG
- a CDS encoding glycoside hydrolase family 3 N-terminal domain-containing protein yields the protein MNVARLLLPALRWSAESGFEGFRETIERGLELGVGGFILFGGEADAVRGLTAELHRRSPHPLLVASDLERGAGQQFRGATPLPPAAAIGFLGDPEVTERAGELTAREARALGVNWVYAPVADVDLEPENPIIGVRAFGTHSGEVAAQVAAWVRGCRRGGALSCAKHFPGHGRTVGDSHAERPTVAVPREALEDDLRPFRAAIDAGADTVMTAHVSYPALDPTQLPATLSPRILGGVLRGEMGFGGLVVTDAMIMEGLTEGGSEAGAAVLAIAAGCDALLYPQDAEAVIRGVERAVEDGRLPRARVEDAAARIAAAAERVRGPAAGEVGREEDRRWALEIAVRSLRVCRGEPRLPRGPVRLLEIEDDAGGPWPPYPRDAFPAALRRAGVELSDGGAPLVTLYSDIRAWKGRPGISAAARARVREIAAEAPDATLLLFSHPRLANEVPEPRHLLAAWGGEAIMQEAVAAWLLGETGGMAGFATGFDR
- a CDS encoding anhydro-N-acetylmuramic acid kinase — encoded protein: MLLVGLMSGTSLDGVDAALVEVEGEHADDVRARVLHSLTLPYGEERRAAIHDAILRGSAEALCGLHAQVGEWLAEAVLKVCAEAGVAPERVDAVGSHGQTVWHRPPTEEKRGATLQLGDPATIAERTGCTVVADFRVRDMAAGGQGAPLVPWVDRVLFAAPGRARALQNIGGVGNVTRVPPKGSQEPVFAFDTGPGNALIDAAVEIATGGRLTFDRDGKLAARGEVDAALLDELLAHPYFAAPPPKSTGREEFGRPFVERLAEAVRPEGDRDWLDLVATLTELTARSIADAYRRWVVPRGVDEVVVSGGGANNPTLMARIRDLLAPLPVLGGDALGVDPDAKEAVAFALLAWAHLRGIPANVPEATGAAGPRVLGSLTPGARAGSLIHAPAT
- a CDS encoding HEAT repeat domain-containing protein — protein: MPLLPTRSTLRRPARLLATLAALALLGGCASLLRRTPPPRYGYQRLYYETVRVLNEEEPDPAFYRQRARLEVMGPELDEVLIDLATDPSVNENVRANAITLLADRRGFNAVGVLRRLLVSSTSDPVRAAAVVGLQRFAADSPQARNALRAALSDPWSRVRLGALQGLDVEDAPLLRALLPEEDDPQVRTVARQLLTLFEARGARLARNERGDLRTAGDDTVPRIVFHAAQADTVGRVSVGALWVELPGEGGLVPLAQQVEVVDDVVPAFFDPRRRAVVFEADRQIQIRELASGQTRVVSGGIAPRLVPFSESFVFAREVAGSRRRGLGNTTEVDYQVMRASFGGGTPEPLGTLHAVIRPDRFHGASPVRVMVVGEARDGFVLRGPDVTSFALPTTAEGAPRR